One stretch of Actinacidiphila sp. DG2A-62 DNA includes these proteins:
- a CDS encoding GntR family transcriptional regulator, with protein MGTTQLESVQEPKYWHLKTVLNDALDSEFEVGEILPNERDLAARFGVARATLRQALEQLELEGRLQRRRGVGTTVAPPRIGVAVGPSAGQWPGAGPDAWRTVGCVEAAAPAPLAALLGTGPEETVHTIRRERTVQGQQVATELLYVPQSSVPGLSPMLTPAAHAPAVLRALHALRLEGEDRSVELGSARAEDARQLDRLPGAPVLVVTTRYVAEGRVAAASVATYRADTCRLTFGDSGAMEVTHHASDEDRQAS; from the coding sequence GTGGGGACCACGCAGCTCGAATCGGTGCAGGAGCCGAAGTACTGGCACCTCAAGACGGTGCTGAACGACGCCCTCGACTCGGAGTTCGAGGTCGGCGAGATCCTTCCGAACGAGCGCGACCTCGCCGCCCGTTTCGGCGTCGCGCGGGCCACGCTCCGCCAGGCGCTGGAGCAGCTGGAGCTGGAGGGCCGGCTGCAGCGCCGGCGCGGCGTCGGCACCACCGTGGCACCGCCGCGCATCGGCGTGGCGGTCGGCCCGTCCGCGGGGCAGTGGCCCGGCGCGGGCCCGGACGCCTGGCGCACCGTCGGCTGCGTCGAGGCCGCGGCCCCCGCGCCGCTCGCCGCGCTGCTGGGCACCGGACCGGAGGAGACCGTCCACACCATCCGCCGCGAGCGGACCGTCCAGGGCCAGCAGGTCGCCACCGAGCTGCTGTACGTGCCGCAGTCCTCGGTGCCGGGCCTGTCCCCGATGCTCACCCCGGCCGCCCACGCGCCCGCCGTGCTGCGTGCACTGCACGCCCTGCGGCTGGAGGGCGAGGACCGCTCGGTCGAGCTGGGCTCGGCCCGCGCGGAGGACGCCCGCCAGCTCGACCGGCTGCCCGGGGCCCCGGTCCTGGTCGTCACCACCCGCTATGTCGCCGAGGGCCGGGTCGCCGCCGCGTCCGTGGCCACCTACCGCGCCGACACCTGCCGGCTGACGTTCGGCGACTCGGGCGCGATGGAGGTCACCCACCACGCGTCCGACGAGGACCGCCAGGCGTCCTGA
- the mug gene encoding G/U mismatch-specific DNA glycosylase — MTPEQLAAARDRTLDDVIAPGLRVLFCGINPGLMSAWTGQHFARPGNRFWPALHASGFTPRRYAPAEQRDLLALGLGITNVAPRATARADELSAAELVAGGEQVRAKVAAFRPAWLAVLGLTAYRVAFGDRHAAVGPQPRTLGGTRVWALPSPSGLNAHWTPAALAEEFGRLRAAAYAEPVPQAQPPAATGPGTAVS, encoded by the coding sequence CTGACGCCGGAGCAGCTGGCCGCGGCCCGCGACCGCACCCTGGACGATGTGATCGCCCCGGGCCTGCGGGTGCTCTTCTGCGGCATCAACCCGGGGCTGATGTCGGCGTGGACCGGGCAGCACTTCGCCCGGCCGGGCAACCGGTTCTGGCCCGCGCTGCACGCCTCCGGCTTCACCCCGCGCCGCTACGCCCCCGCCGAGCAGCGCGACCTGCTCGCGCTCGGCCTCGGCATCACCAATGTGGCGCCGCGGGCCACGGCGCGGGCGGACGAGCTGAGCGCCGCCGAACTGGTGGCCGGCGGCGAGCAGGTGCGGGCGAAGGTGGCGGCCTTCCGCCCGGCCTGGCTGGCGGTGCTCGGACTGACCGCCTACCGGGTGGCCTTCGGCGACCGGCACGCCGCGGTGGGCCCGCAGCCGCGGACGCTCGGCGGCACCCGGGTGTGGGCACTGCCGAGCCCCAGCGGGCTCAACGCGCACTGGACGCCGGCCGCGCTGGCCGAGGAGTTCGGCCGGCTGCGCGCGGCGGCGTACGCGGAGCCCGTGCCGCAGGCTCAGCCGCCGGCGGCCACCGGCCCCGGCACCGCGGTCTCCTGA